A stretch of Coregonus clupeaformis isolate EN_2021a unplaced genomic scaffold, ASM2061545v1 scaf1447, whole genome shotgun sequence DNA encodes these proteins:
- the LOC123487061 gene encoding SLAM family member 8-like isoform X1, which produces MSGGPLSCFSKQGILLLSILHYGVGISMLFNKGVGDSVELPSGLERKDLKSMEWKYNKMVIAEFEDNFTLPRSQFEGRLEMNDNNFSLTIRELTLQDSGEFLVSAASNEGHQIPTMTIHLQIHEPISKVAIQKKIKLLANQSCSVWLLCNVSVCSNLSYTWDRGNETYRDDQQIHFSLSPADGDISVTCNSSNSVSWKSASTTVKCSNDTTTPEDDTWLAWYWIYIGVPVRGAVVLILTVAVAVYYCRGRCNTDKIKQSGNVHL; this is translated from the exons ATGTCTGGTGGTCCCCTCTCCTGCTTCTCCAAACAGGGAATACTCCTACTCTCTATCCTCCACTATG gtgtgggtatttctatgttgttcAACAAAGGAGTGGGGGACTCAGTGGAGCTGCCCTCAGGCTTAGAAAGGAAAGATTTAAAGTCAATGGAGTGGAAGTATAACAAAATGGTCATTGCAGAATTTGAAGATAACTTTACCTTACCAAGATCACAGTTTGAGGGGAGACTAGAAATGAACGACAATAACTTTAGTTTAACAATCAGAGAACTGACACTGCAAGACTCAGGTGAATTTCTAGTTTCTGCCGCATCAAACGAAGGACACCAGATTCCAACCATGACCATCCATCTTCAGATCCATG AGCCTATATCCAAGGTGGCGATCCAGAAGAAGATTAAGCTATTGGCCAACCAGTCCTGTTCAGTGTGGCTGCTGTGCAACGTGTCAGTCTGCTCCAACCTCTCCTACACctgggacagagggaatgagacgTACAGGGACGACCAGCAGATACACTTCTCTCTGTCACCAGCAGACGGAGACATCAGTGTAACCTGCAATTCCTCCAACTCAGTCAGTTGGAAATCTGCATCTACAACAGTAAAGTGTAGTAATGACACAACAACCCCAG AGGATGATACATGGCTGGCCTGGTATTGGATCTACATCGGGGTACCAGTAAGAGGCGCTGTGGTGCTGATCCTCACTGTAGCTGTGGCAGTGTATTACTGCAGGGGCCGCTGTAACACGG ACAAGATCAAACAGTCAGGCAATGTCCATCTATGA
- the LOC123487061 gene encoding SLAM family member 8-like isoform X2 — translation MSGGPLSCFSKQGILLLSILHYGVGISMLFNKGVGDSVELPSGLERKDLKSMEWKYNKMVIAEFEDNFTLPRSQFEGRLEMNDNNFSLTIRELTLQDSGEFLVSAASNEGHQIPTMTIHLQIHEPISKVAIQKKIKLLANQSCSVWLLCNVSVCSNLSYTWDRGNETYRDDQQIHFSLSPADGDISVTCNSSNSVSWKSASTTVKCSNDTTTPEDDTWLAWYWIYIGVPVRGAVVLILTVAVAVYYCRGRCNTADLTDRHHTQESRPQDTRSNSQAMSIYETVGDLAVPRLNTPQTLYDKITFGRQPEAPSSSNQEVL, via the exons ATGTCTGGTGGTCCCCTCTCCTGCTTCTCCAAACAGGGAATACTCCTACTCTCTATCCTCCACTATG gtgtgggtatttctatgttgttcAACAAAGGAGTGGGGGACTCAGTGGAGCTGCCCTCAGGCTTAGAAAGGAAAGATTTAAAGTCAATGGAGTGGAAGTATAACAAAATGGTCATTGCAGAATTTGAAGATAACTTTACCTTACCAAGATCACAGTTTGAGGGGAGACTAGAAATGAACGACAATAACTTTAGTTTAACAATCAGAGAACTGACACTGCAAGACTCAGGTGAATTTCTAGTTTCTGCCGCATCAAACGAAGGACACCAGATTCCAACCATGACCATCCATCTTCAGATCCATG AGCCTATATCCAAGGTGGCGATCCAGAAGAAGATTAAGCTATTGGCCAACCAGTCCTGTTCAGTGTGGCTGCTGTGCAACGTGTCAGTCTGCTCCAACCTCTCCTACACctgggacagagggaatgagacgTACAGGGACGACCAGCAGATACACTTCTCTCTGTCACCAGCAGACGGAGACATCAGTGTAACCTGCAATTCCTCCAACTCAGTCAGTTGGAAATCTGCATCTACAACAGTAAAGTGTAGTAATGACACAACAACCCCAG AGGATGATACATGGCTGGCCTGGTATTGGATCTACATCGGGGTACCAGTAAGAGGCGCTGTGGTGCTGATCCTCACTGTAGCTGTGGCAGTGTATTACTGCAGGGGCCGCTGTAACACGG CAGATCTAACTGACCGGCACCATACACAAGAATCCCGTCCCCAAGAT ACAAGATCAAACAGTCAGGCAATGTCCATCTATGAGACAGTAGGTGATCTGGCTGTCCCAAGACTGAACACG CCGCAGACTCTGTATGACAAGATCACATTTGGACGCCAGCCAGAAGCCCCTTCTTCTTCCAACCAGGAAGTACTGTGA